Within the Candidatus Culexarchaeum yellowstonense genome, the region TTTAGAAACATGCTTAAAAGAATATTCTGAAAAGATTCTTGAAGCAAAAAATGGTCTGGAAGCTATTAATTTAATTTCAAAAATTAAGATAAGAGATATTGCACCAACATTTATAGGATTGAGGATGGGTAGACCTGAGAAAGCGAAAGAAAGAAGAATGAAGCCACCAATACATGCTTTATTTCCTGTCGGAGTAGGGAAGAATAATAGAAACATAATTGAAGCTGCTGGAAATAAAAATGTTGAAATAGATGCAGCTCTTAGAGTCTGTGGGAAATGTGGAAATAAAACAATATACTACAGATGCAATGAATGTGGAGGGGAAACAATAGAAGTAAAAGTATGCAAAAAATGCGGTTTAAGTACAATTGAAGATAAATGTAGAAGATGTAATGAAGAAACAACACCCTTACGCAAACAAATATTTGACATTTATGAAGAGCTTAAGAGAGCATGTATAAATTTAGATGTTGCTTCTCCCCCAAGAGTAGTTAAGGGAGTGAAGAAGTTAATGAACAAACATAGAACACCAGAACCTCTTGAAAAAGGGATTTTAAGAGCAAAACATGATGTGTTTGTCTATAAGGATGGAACAATAAGGTTTGATGCCACAAACGCCCCCTTAACTCATTTCAAACCAAAGGAGATAAAAACTTCAATTGAAAAATTGAAGGAATTGGGATATACAAAGGATATTTATGGAAATGAACTAAGGAGCGATGAACAAATACTTGAATTAAAGGTACAAGACATTATAATACCAGTAGAAGCAGCAGATTATTTAGTTAAAGTATCTAGATTCATCGACGAATTACTTGTTAGATATTATAAGACCGAACCTTTTTATAACATAAAAAGAAGGGAAGATATAATAGGACATATAGTCATTGGTTTGGCACCTCATACCTCGTGCGGCGTAATTGGCAGGATAATAGGTATTACAGATGCTAAAGTATGCTTTGCTCACCCATATTGGCACGCCGCAAAAAGAAGAAATTGTGATGGAGACGAAGATTCAATAATTTTAGCTTTAGATGCTTTTTTGAATTTTTCTAAAACATACTTACCAGAAAAGGTGGGAGGATACATGGATGCACCACTTGTTGTAACTCTAATTATAGACCCACATGAGGTTGATGATGAAGTATTTAACATGGAAGTATGCAGCAAATATCCAACCGAATTTTATGAGAAGACATTAACAAATGCAGATCCTAAAACTGTAAGTGAAATTATTGAAAAAGTGAAGGATAGATTGGGGAAAATATCACAGTACGAAGACTTAAAGTTCACAATAGATACAACATATATTGATAAAGGACCGAAGGTTTCAGCATATAAAAAGTTAAGGACAATGAATGAAAAAATAATTCTTCAAATTAAGATGGCTGAAAAAATACATGCAGTTAATGTTAGGGACGTTGTGGAAAGAGTTTTACAGCATCATTGCATACCAGATCTTATGGGAAATCTGAGAGCATTTTCCACGCAAATTGTACGCTGTACAAAGTGCAATGCAAAATACATCAGACCTCCTCTTTCGGGTAAATGTAAAAAATGCGGAGGAAATCTTTCATTAACAGTCCATAAAAGTAATATAATGAAATACATGGCTTTTGCTGAAAACTTAGTTGCAAAATACAATTTGCCAGTCTATTATAAGCAAAGGCTAGATTTGATTAAAAGAGAAATACAATTGTTATTTGAAAAAAGTGAGAAGGGAAAGCAATCAAAGATTGTTGATTTTTTGGTATGAAATGATGAAACATAATTTTGGCACTATCATTTTATGGTTCCTATAGGAAACATAAAACTGTGTGAATTGTCGTTTATTTTAAAAGGACTTGAATGAGATTAAAATCGCTGACAACCCCGATAAGATTACCATTAATGTCGACAACTGGGAGTAAATGAGTGTCTAGGTCCCTCATTTTTTTAGCACATTGATTTATTGGCGTTTCTTCTCTCACAACATTAACTTTATGCGACATTATTTCACTTATCGGTTTTTCAGGGAGCGTAAGTTTTTTGCTACCAATATATATGATCGTTAAAGAATCCCAATCCCATTCTTGACCTTCAACTGATGCCTTTAATGAAGACTTGTATTCACTCATTATAATGTCAGCATGATTGAAAATATCAGAAATTGAAAATGTCCCCACAACTTCAAGTCTTGTGTTTATAACTAACAAGGTTGGCACTTTTGATAATTCCATAATTTTCCATGCGACATTGATCGGAGTTGCATCCCATACAGCAATAACCTTTTTTTCCATGAATTCTTTAATAGGATAGTTGAACATACTATTGGTGAGTAATTTATAAACAATATCACTAATTGTTATTATTCCCACTAACTCATCCTGATCCACGACTGGTAGATATCTAACATTATGCTT harbors:
- a CDS encoding DNA polymerase II large subunit; translation: MSDSYKEYFNNLKLKVKELYEIANKVKKNSFDPSQKCEIYLANNLAERVEGLLAEYGVTKISERINELLKNNSKEIVALKIAEEIVYGKYGDFDLEKRAEIALRAALAILTEGITAAPIQGINNVKIKKNHDKTKYLAVYYAGPIRSAGGTEQALTVFIADYIRQLLHLDKYKPTDNEVKRYIEEIRLYEKYVGKFQYHNSEEEIEKAVRRIPVEITGLPTTQIEVSVNRDLPRVETNKLRGGACRVINDGVLGKASKLMKIVKSIGIQGWEWLSEISKKEEESEESFNEKYLEDVIIGRPIFAHPSKVGGFRLRYGRSRNTGIAAIGLNPYTMAILGDFLAIGTQVKTETPGKSGLVMSVDTIWGPIVKLTDGSVIRITSQTDVEKARDKVKEIIFLGDILISYGDFLENNCQLLPAGYDEQWWSGEALLKVKEKYNNLSILESKIQISKEKLEDIIFNNVKPSAEEAIKIAMELEIPLHPIYSYYWKGISPSDILYLRNWILNETREDIDLNNVALDYDQKIKIILEDIWVPHEYDHEKRKIILNKEDFKILETCLKEYSEKILEAKNGLEAINLISKIKIRDIAPTFIGLRMGRPEKAKERRMKPPIHALFPVGVGKNNRNIIEAAGNKNVEIDAALRVCGKCGNKTIYYRCNECGGETIEVKVCKKCGLSTIEDKCRRCNEETTPLRKQIFDIYEELKRACINLDVASPPRVVKGVKKLMNKHRTPEPLEKGILRAKHDVFVYKDGTIRFDATNAPLTHFKPKEIKTSIEKLKELGYTKDIYGNELRSDEQILELKVQDIIIPVEAADYLVKVSRFIDELLVRYYKTEPFYNIKRREDIIGHIVIGLAPHTSCGVIGRIIGITDAKVCFAHPYWHAAKRRNCDGDEDSIILALDAFLNFSKTYLPEKVGGYMDAPLVVTLIIDPHEVDDEVFNMEVCSKYPTEFYEKTLTNADPKTVSEIIEKVKDRLGKISQYEDLKFTIDTTYIDKGPKVSAYKKLRTMNEKIILQIKMAEKIHAVNVRDVVERVLQHHCIPDLMGNLRAFSTQIVRCTKCNAKYIRPPLSGKCKKCGGNLSLTVHKSNIMKYMAFAENLVAKYNLPVYYKQRLDLIKREIQLLFEKSEKGKQSKIVDFLV
- a CDS encoding CBS domain-containing protein; translated protein: MYEKLCVKDFMTKNVIYCEVPSTRTEVLAIMKKHKVTCLPVVKKGTRKLVGLVTRFSFLEKPSEEQTALVMMRNPLHISPSSSIKDAVHIFVKHNVRYLPVVDQDELVGIITISDIVYKLLTNSMFNYPIKEFMEKKVIAVWDATPINVAWKIMELSKVPTLLVINTRLEVVGTFSISDIFNHADIIMSEYKSSLKASVEGQEWDWDSLTIIYIGSKKLTLPEKPISEIMSHKVNVVREETPINQCAKKMRDLDTHLLPVVDINGNLIGVVSDFNLIQVLLK